In Arthrobacter alpinus, a single window of DNA contains:
- a CDS encoding Stk1 family PASTA domain-containing Ser/Thr kinase: MTEKDPDHRPANGAALLEDLRHIRQTLSAAELDVGAAPGGLKVPAGRALAAPTAQANTEVIGGPSFSPDATSVIAAPHFPTSVLPASPRLYTDDVDTAAADASEDAVGPLTKRQASAAAKVRAKAAATPTKTLGTKKPKRRALLWILLVGILAVLAATAGWFVGFGPGALATVPDVHNKTVPQAQEMLLAAGFEQVPTADIFDEKVAAGFIVSTNPEAGSSVRKFNAITLQVSRGPVLYAVPTLTGQQLEAARKALVDAHLTEGNVSEAFDEKVPAGVVLGQDPAAGKEFRAGTKVNFSVSKGPKPIPVPSVAGKTEADALAALKAVGLVGAVAPEQVNSRTVPAGSVVSQAPDSGNLTAGGNVTLTLSKGPKMIAVPSMVGKQVGAATAELKALGFEVKVENLLGGFFGTVRFQSPEGGEAAEGSTIILRVV; the protein is encoded by the coding sequence ATGACAGAGAAGGACCCTGATCACAGACCCGCCAACGGCGCCGCGTTGCTGGAAGACCTGCGCCACATCCGGCAGACCCTTTCCGCGGCCGAGTTGGACGTTGGTGCGGCCCCGGGCGGCCTGAAGGTACCGGCAGGCCGGGCGCTGGCTGCCCCAACTGCACAAGCCAACACCGAGGTCATCGGCGGGCCAAGCTTTTCCCCCGACGCCACCAGCGTTATCGCCGCACCCCACTTCCCCACATCCGTCCTGCCAGCGTCTCCACGGCTATATACGGACGACGTCGACACAGCCGCCGCGGATGCCTCTGAGGACGCCGTGGGGCCACTGACGAAGCGGCAGGCGTCCGCCGCAGCCAAAGTACGAGCCAAGGCCGCGGCGACGCCCACCAAGACCCTGGGCACCAAGAAGCCCAAGCGCAGGGCGCTGCTGTGGATTCTCCTGGTGGGTATCTTGGCGGTGCTGGCGGCGACTGCCGGTTGGTTCGTTGGCTTTGGTCCAGGCGCACTTGCCACGGTCCCTGATGTGCACAACAAGACCGTGCCCCAGGCCCAGGAGATGCTGCTGGCAGCGGGCTTCGAGCAGGTCCCCACCGCCGATATCTTCGATGAGAAGGTGGCGGCCGGCTTCATCGTGTCCACGAATCCCGAGGCAGGTTCATCCGTCCGCAAATTCAACGCCATCACCTTGCAGGTTTCCCGTGGACCCGTTCTCTACGCGGTCCCCACCCTGACAGGGCAGCAACTCGAGGCTGCCAGGAAGGCACTCGTTGACGCGCACCTGACCGAGGGAAATGTCAGTGAAGCCTTTGATGAGAAGGTTCCGGCCGGGGTCGTGCTTGGCCAGGATCCCGCGGCGGGGAAGGAATTCCGCGCCGGCACCAAGGTCAACTTCTCAGTGTCCAAGGGGCCCAAGCCCATTCCTGTCCCGTCCGTGGCCGGAAAGACCGAGGCCGACGCCCTGGCAGCCCTGAAGGCCGTGGGCCTGGTGGGTGCAGTGGCGCCGGAGCAGGTCAATAGCCGCACGGTTCCCGCCGGTTCCGTGGTGTCCCAGGCGCCCGACAGCGGTAATCTCACCGCCGGTGGCAACGTCACGCTGACCCTTTCCAAGGGGCCAAAGATGATTGCCGTGCCGAGCATGGTGGGCAAACAGGTCGGTGCGGCCACGGCTGAACTCAAGGCCCTTGGCTTTGAGGTCAAGGTTGAGAACCTCCTCGGCGGATTCTTTGGCACGGTGCGCTTCCAATCACCCGAGGGTGGAGAGGCCGCCGAAGGCTCCACCATCATTCTGCGGGTGGTCTAA
- a CDS encoding Rv2175c family DNA-binding protein: MVSNNVETVVSEWLPLPDVAEMLDVSVTRVHALVKDGSLLAARVGERRIRAVPAEFIAGDHILESLRGTITVLQDAGFEDEAAILWLYTPDESLPGRPIDALISGRKTEIRRRASALGW, translated from the coding sequence ATGGTGAGTAATAATGTTGAAACAGTAGTCAGCGAATGGTTGCCCCTGCCCGATGTCGCCGAGATGCTTGATGTCTCGGTCACCAGGGTTCACGCTCTCGTCAAGGATGGTTCCTTGCTTGCAGCCCGCGTGGGGGAGCGCCGGATCCGTGCCGTGCCGGCCGAGTTCATTGCCGGAGATCATATTCTCGAAAGCCTCCGTGGAACCATCACGGTGCTCCAGGATGCCGGTTTCGAGGACGAAGCGGCTATTTTGTGGCTGTACACTCCTGATGAATCCCTGCCTGGCCGTCCCATTGATGCCCTGATCAGTGGTCGCAAGACCGAGATCCGTCGCCGCGCGTCGGCCCTGGGCTGGTAA
- a CDS encoding LysM peptidoglycan-binding domain-containing protein, with protein sequence MTPTRPSPAATKPATGGKQLVAVATAAIPVVMLSSLGLAAPATAAPAQTGVAPQGVHGAVDSQKVVAAVQARTAAATSRIPSSLVASSVPRAVTALSSAQSSLTTQVASTLKAQSGKVSHTVVAGDTVSGIAAEYGVSVASVLERNKLSADSVIHPGKVLSISGATAAAPSTSTATASASYTVRAGDTLSGIAADHKISLSSIFSLNDLNDGSIIHPGQKVKVGGQSSPAPASNTTAAPAKPASGSEYVIKAGDTLSAIATKNDVSLSALLSANGVDAKAPIFPGKTLTIPGLNAASSEITPITPKPTDTPAALAPEDQVPSTFLHYTYPAAVVSDANKNKAMLLAAPSPSQEQMKELVASTAARMGVDPALAMAFAQQESGFNHQSVSPANAIGTMQVIPDAGEWASGLVGRELNLLDPQDNVTAGVAIIRALLKGAPSETEAIAGYYQGQYSVSVNGLFPDSEVYVAGINANRELFR encoded by the coding sequence ATGACTCCCACACGCCCTTCTCCCGCCGCCACAAAGCCGGCCACGGGTGGCAAGCAGCTGGTTGCAGTCGCCACCGCGGCAATTCCGGTTGTTATGCTCTCATCCTTGGGCCTCGCAGCTCCGGCCACAGCGGCCCCAGCCCAGACGGGCGTTGCCCCGCAGGGCGTGCACGGCGCCGTTGACTCCCAAAAAGTTGTGGCCGCAGTCCAGGCGCGCACAGCCGCTGCCACCAGCCGCATCCCATCAAGCCTCGTAGCCAGCTCCGTGCCGCGTGCCGTCACCGCACTCAGCTCTGCCCAGTCTTCCCTCACCACGCAGGTGGCGAGCACCCTAAAGGCACAGTCTGGCAAGGTTTCCCATACAGTGGTTGCCGGTGACACGGTTTCCGGCATTGCCGCCGAGTACGGGGTGTCCGTGGCATCCGTGCTGGAACGCAACAAACTTTCCGCTGACTCCGTCATTCACCCGGGCAAGGTCCTGAGCATTTCCGGTGCCACGGCGGCCGCTCCGAGCACCAGCACCGCCACGGCCTCGGCGAGTTATACGGTTCGCGCCGGTGACACGCTCAGCGGCATTGCTGCCGACCACAAGATCAGTCTGTCCAGCATCTTTTCCCTGAACGATCTCAACGACGGCTCCATCATCCACCCCGGTCAAAAGGTCAAGGTGGGCGGGCAGAGTTCGCCGGCCCCGGCGTCGAACACCACCGCAGCGCCCGCCAAGCCCGCCAGTGGCAGCGAGTACGTCATCAAGGCCGGCGACACGCTTTCGGCCATTGCAACAAAGAATGACGTCAGCCTGTCCGCTTTGCTCTCGGCCAACGGTGTAGACGCCAAGGCTCCGATCTTCCCCGGCAAAACACTCACCATCCCGGGCCTGAACGCTGCCTCGAGCGAGATTACCCCCATCACGCCCAAACCAACGGACACTCCCGCCGCCTTGGCCCCTGAGGATCAAGTGCCCAGCACCTTCCTGCACTACACCTACCCGGCCGCCGTGGTGAGTGACGCCAACAAGAACAAGGCAATGCTGTTGGCCGCCCCGTCACCGTCACAGGAGCAGATGAAGGAGCTGGTAGCCAGCACCGCGGCCCGCATGGGCGTGGATCCGGCACTGGCAATGGCGTTTGCCCAGCAGGAGTCCGGATTCAACCATCAGTCGGTTTCACCGGCCAACGCCATCGGCACCATGCAGGTCATCCCGGACGCCGGCGAGTGGGCCTCCGGTCTCGTTGGCCGCGAGCTGAACCTGCTCGATCCCCAGGACAATGTCACCGCCGGCGTGGCCATTATCCGCGCTCTCCTCAAGGGCGCACCTAGCGAGACCGAGGCTATTGCCGGTTACTACCAGGGCCAATACTCCGTGAGTGTCAACGGGTTGTTCCCCGACTCTGAGGTCTACGTCGCAGGCATCAACGCCAACCGTGAGCTTTTCCGGTAA
- a CDS encoding lysophospholipid acyltransferase family protein gives MIYWVLKKIFLGPVLKVLFRPWTKGLDNLPVDGPAVLASNHLSFSDSIFMPLMVPRPVVFLAKSDYFTGKGIKGRLTAAFFKLTNQLPMDRSGGAASANSLQTGIDVLNEGGLLGIYPEGTRSPDGRLYRGKVGVAKLVLTANVPVIPVAMIGTDKVQPIGRRIPTIRRLGVIFGEPMDFSRYQGMADDRFVQRSVTDEIMYELMRLSGQEYVDSYASTIKDKIAAEKSAKPAVASEAVRIDPNTTLAPGAVTVIGAKKDGAKDEAMQDAPQGDETAPN, from the coding sequence GTGATCTATTGGGTACTAAAGAAGATTTTTCTAGGCCCTGTTTTGAAGGTGCTGTTCCGGCCCTGGACCAAGGGCCTGGACAACTTGCCAGTTGACGGCCCCGCCGTGCTTGCCAGCAACCACCTGTCTTTCTCGGACTCCATCTTCATGCCGCTGATGGTTCCGCGTCCAGTGGTTTTCCTGGCCAAGAGTGACTACTTCACGGGAAAAGGCATCAAGGGGCGCCTGACGGCTGCATTCTTCAAGCTGACCAACCAGCTGCCCATGGACCGGTCCGGTGGGGCTGCCTCCGCGAATTCACTCCAGACCGGCATTGACGTCCTGAACGAGGGTGGACTGTTGGGAATCTATCCCGAAGGTACGCGCAGCCCGGATGGGCGCTTGTATCGCGGCAAGGTAGGTGTTGCCAAGCTGGTGCTTACCGCCAACGTTCCCGTGATTCCGGTGGCCATGATTGGCACCGACAAGGTCCAGCCGATCGGCCGACGCATACCGACGATCCGCCGACTCGGCGTCATTTTTGGTGAGCCCATGGACTTTAGCCGCTATCAAGGCATGGCCGATGACCGCTTTGTGCAGCGCTCCGTCACGGACGAGATCATGTATGAACTCATGCGCCTGTCAGGCCAGGAGTACGTTGACTCGTACGCCAGCACCATCAAGGACAAGATCGCTGCCGAGAAATCAGCCAAGCCGGCTGTGGCTAGCGAGGCGGTTCGGATTGATCCGAATACAACCTTGGCCCCGGGTGCTGTAACCGTGATTGGTGCCAAGAAAGACGGCGCCAAGGATGAAGCCATGCAAGACGCGCCGCAAGGCGATGAGACTGCGCCCAACTGA
- a CDS encoding class II 3-deoxy-7-phosphoheptulonate synthase — protein MTDLTTNDSLAPAAGISVPGAAVYPGLDDWRSLPIAQQPTWSQSPAFEPTVKELSVLPPLVFAGEVDVLRSRLAQAAQGKAFLLQGGDCAETFEAATADKISARVKTILQMAVVLTYGAQLPVIKMGRMAGQFAKPRSSNDETRDGVTLPAYRGDIVNGYEFTPESRQHDPARMLKAYHTSASTLNLIRAFTQGGFADLRSVHEWNRGFTSNPAHSRYEQLAKEIDSAIKFMASCGADFEALKTVEFFASHEALLLDYERALTRIDSRTGLPYDTSAHFLWIGERTRDLDQAHVDFLSRVRNPIGVKLGPTTAPDDALRLIDKLDPNREPGRLTFITRMGANNIREKFPNLLEKVTASGAQVLWVTDPMHGNTVTSPNGYKTRNFDDVIDEVRGFFEVHEAQGTVPGGLHVEMTGDDVAECLGGADPIDQEAFLTGYESVCDPRLNHKQSLEMAFLVAEGLRKSQ, from the coding sequence GTGACTGATCTAACCACTAATGACTCTCTTGCACCCGCCGCCGGAATTTCCGTACCCGGTGCCGCCGTTTACCCTGGTCTGGATGACTGGCGCAGCCTTCCGATCGCCCAGCAGCCCACCTGGTCCCAGTCCCCGGCGTTTGAGCCCACGGTCAAGGAGCTTTCCGTCCTGCCTCCGCTGGTGTTTGCAGGCGAGGTGGACGTTTTGCGTTCACGGCTGGCCCAGGCCGCCCAGGGCAAGGCTTTCCTGTTGCAGGGCGGCGACTGCGCCGAAACCTTCGAGGCGGCTACCGCGGACAAGATCAGCGCCCGCGTCAAGACCATCCTGCAGATGGCCGTTGTCCTGACCTACGGTGCGCAGCTGCCCGTCATCAAGATGGGGCGCATGGCCGGCCAGTTCGCCAAGCCGCGCTCCTCCAATGATGAAACGCGCGACGGCGTGACCCTCCCGGCCTACCGCGGAGACATCGTCAATGGCTACGAGTTCACCCCGGAGTCCCGCCAGCACGATCCGGCCCGCATGCTCAAGGCCTACCACACCTCGGCATCCACCCTGAATTTGATCCGTGCCTTCACGCAGGGCGGCTTCGCCGACCTGCGCAGCGTGCACGAGTGGAACCGCGGCTTCACCTCCAACCCCGCGCACAGCCGTTACGAGCAGTTGGCCAAGGAGATCGACAGCGCCATCAAGTTCATGGCCTCCTGCGGCGCCGACTTTGAGGCGCTCAAGACCGTTGAGTTCTTCGCCAGCCACGAGGCCCTGCTGCTGGATTACGAGCGTGCACTGACACGCATCGATTCACGCACCGGTTTGCCGTACGACACCTCGGCCCACTTCCTGTGGATCGGGGAGCGCACCCGCGATCTGGACCAGGCACACGTTGACTTCCTCTCACGCGTCCGCAACCCGATCGGCGTCAAGCTGGGCCCCACCACGGCACCGGATGACGCCTTGCGTCTCATCGACAAGCTGGACCCGAACCGCGAGCCCGGGCGCCTGACGTTCATCACCCGCATGGGTGCGAACAACATCCGCGAGAAGTTCCCGAATCTGCTCGAGAAGGTCACGGCCTCCGGCGCCCAGGTCTTGTGGGTCACCGACCCCATGCACGGCAACACTGTCACCTCACCCAACGGATACAAGACCCGCAACTTCGACGATGTCATCGACGAAGTTCGCGGATTCTTCGAGGTCCATGAGGCCCAGGGAACTGTTCCCGGTGGCCTGCACGTGGAAATGACCGGCGACGACGTCGCCGAGTGCCTCGGTGGTGCCGACCCGATCGACCAGGAAGCATTCCTGACCGGTTACGAGTCTGTCTGCGATCCCCGCCTGAACCACAAGCAGTCCCTGGAAATGGCATTCCTCGTGGCTGAAGGCTTGCGCAAGTCCCAGTAG
- a CDS encoding protein kinase domain-containing protein yields the protein MHDLSDDPLNGSTIDERYLVLSKVAHGGMSTVYLAKDLRLGRNIALKILHPHLATDTAFIARLRREAQSAASLSHPHVVQIHDHGVGPQHAYLVFEFIDGYTLRDIIHENGALSPRQALELLDPVVEGLAAAHNAGLVHRDVKPENVLISRTGWVKIGDFGLSRAVTTSTNTGTLLGTVGYIAPELARGQGGDARSDIYSAGIMLYELLTGMQPFRGEMPVAVVMSHIQDEVPAPSLAVPGLPRSWTNSSDT from the coding sequence GTGCATGATCTCTCTGATGATCCGTTGAACGGGTCAACCATCGATGAACGCTATCTGGTTCTCTCCAAGGTGGCGCACGGTGGCATGTCCACTGTGTACCTGGCCAAGGACCTGCGGTTGGGCCGAAACATTGCCCTCAAGATCCTGCACCCACATCTGGCGACGGACACGGCCTTCATTGCTCGTCTGCGCCGCGAGGCTCAGAGCGCCGCGAGCCTGTCGCACCCGCACGTGGTCCAGATACATGATCACGGCGTTGGGCCACAACACGCTTACCTGGTCTTTGAATTCATTGACGGCTACACCCTCAGGGACATCATTCATGAGAATGGGGCGCTGAGCCCCCGGCAGGCCTTGGAACTGCTGGACCCCGTGGTTGAAGGACTTGCGGCCGCGCATAACGCCGGCCTGGTGCACCGGGACGTCAAACCCGAGAACGTCCTGATTTCCCGGACCGGTTGGGTTAAGATCGGTGACTTTGGCTTGTCCCGTGCCGTCACCACCTCAACCAATACCGGCACTCTGCTGGGTACTGTAGGTTACATCGCCCCGGAATTGGCCCGCGGCCAGGGCGGTGACGCGCGTAGTGACATTTACTCCGCCGGCATCATGCTTTACGAGCTCCTGACAGGCATGCAACCTTTCCGCGGTGAGATGCCTGTGGCAGTGGTCATGTCGCACATTCAAGACGAGGTCCCCGCACCATCCCTTGCAGTTCCGGGCCTCCCCCGGTCATGGACGAACTCGTCCGATACATGA
- a CDS encoding alpha/beta hydrolase yields the protein MVQSFRSQGHGELARIGVAVCHGFTGSPVSMQGWSDYLAEAGFAVNMPLLAGHGTTWQELSKTPWEDWYRDFEAAYLELAARCDTVFVAGMSMGGALALRVAALHPVAGVAVVNPGLTFSDPKAKYAGMLKFVLKSVPAIGNDMKVQGISEGAYPRTPIAAVHQLAQLFENTIELLPRVTAPTLVFRSTVDHVVPDSSVEVIKEKLGAAELQIIPLENSYHVATMDHDAPLIFSQSVDFFRRNHHAI from the coding sequence ATGGTGCAATCGTTCCGTTCCCAGGGGCACGGGGAACTGGCCCGCATTGGCGTAGCCGTGTGTCACGGATTCACCGGATCCCCGGTGAGCATGCAGGGCTGGAGCGATTACCTGGCCGAAGCGGGTTTTGCCGTAAACATGCCCTTGCTTGCCGGTCACGGGACCACGTGGCAGGAGCTCAGCAAGACCCCTTGGGAGGACTGGTACCGGGACTTCGAGGCGGCATACCTGGAATTGGCCGCTCGCTGCGACACCGTGTTCGTTGCCGGCATGTCCATGGGCGGTGCGCTGGCTTTGCGCGTGGCCGCCTTGCACCCCGTGGCGGGTGTGGCCGTGGTGAACCCTGGGTTGACATTCTCTGATCCCAAAGCGAAATATGCTGGCATGCTCAAGTTCGTTCTTAAGAGCGTTCCAGCCATTGGCAATGACATGAAGGTGCAGGGAATCAGCGAAGGCGCCTATCCTCGCACACCCATTGCTGCTGTTCACCAATTGGCGCAACTTTTCGAAAACACCATTGAACTGCTCCCCCGCGTCACCGCCCCGACACTGGTGTTTCGATCCACGGTGGATCACGTGGTTCCCGATTCCAGCGTTGAGGTCATCAAGGAAAAGTTGGGTGCCGCCGAGTTGCAAATCATTCCCCTGGAAAACAGCTACCATGTAGCCACAATGGACCATGACGCGCCGTTGATTTTTTCCCAGTCTGTTGATTTCTTCCGAAGGAACCACCATGCAATCTGA